A stretch of the Haloarcula ordinaria genome encodes the following:
- a CDS encoding lipopolysaccharide biosynthesis protein — MRLGKTAASHFVSQVVVTLSGFVATWLIAFVLGAEGLGRYSVVVSLGFFWLVIPANAVAMAIKKRMSEQESPAAFFGGGLVLNLALAAGLVALVLAAGELLGGIVSRNRELMIVLIEYDVEIAALLVAAIGYQTAMAVLQGQKRVAATGWLKAGERIGRTAFQVGALLLGLGVAGISFGHASSLALIAVGGFLFSKYRPSAPSVAQVKSLVDYARYAWAGALRGRVFGWLDTIVLSFFVSASLIGIYEAAWGIASMLAIASGSISQTLFPEVSELSTDSGFDRIRHYLDEALAFSAIFVIPGLFGTVVLGERVLRFYRPEFGQGTQILLVLILAYLADVFASQFTNVLNGIDRPDAAFRVNGLFIVVNMVLNVVLVWQIGWFGAAFATASSSLLRAVAGYWVLESILGGVSIPFGELSRQVVAALVMAGAVFPVVGFAPSGRVGTVLLAGFGGVVYFAVLLGIAPRIRSKAFSLVPRAA, encoded by the coding sequence ATGAGACTCGGAAAGACCGCCGCCTCCCACTTCGTCTCGCAAGTCGTCGTCACGCTGTCGGGGTTCGTCGCGACGTGGCTCATCGCGTTCGTTCTCGGTGCTGAAGGGCTCGGACGGTACTCGGTCGTGGTCTCGCTGGGCTTCTTCTGGCTCGTTATCCCGGCCAACGCGGTGGCGATGGCGATCAAGAAGCGAATGAGCGAGCAGGAGTCGCCCGCGGCGTTCTTCGGCGGCGGCCTCGTGTTGAATCTCGCGCTGGCCGCCGGCCTCGTCGCCCTGGTCCTCGCAGCCGGAGAACTACTCGGCGGAATCGTGTCCCGGAACCGGGAGCTGATGATCGTCCTCATCGAGTACGACGTCGAGATCGCCGCCCTACTAGTCGCTGCAATCGGCTATCAGACCGCAATGGCGGTCCTTCAGGGACAGAAGCGCGTCGCGGCGACCGGCTGGCTGAAAGCCGGCGAGCGCATCGGACGGACCGCGTTCCAAGTCGGGGCACTCCTTCTGGGACTCGGCGTCGCCGGCATCTCGTTCGGGCACGCCAGTTCGCTCGCACTGATTGCAGTGGGCGGGTTCCTCTTCAGTAAGTACCGGCCCTCGGCCCCGTCTGTCGCCCAGGTGAAGAGCCTGGTAGATTATGCGCGCTACGCGTGGGCGGGCGCGCTACGGGGCAGAGTGTTCGGATGGCTCGATACGATCGTCCTCTCGTTTTTCGTCAGCGCGTCACTCATCGGCATCTACGAGGCTGCGTGGGGTATCGCGTCGATGCTTGCCATCGCCAGCGGGTCTATCAGCCAGACGCTCTTCCCCGAGGTCAGCGAGCTCAGTACGGACAGTGGATTCGACCGCATCCGGCACTACCTCGACGAGGCACTGGCGTTCAGCGCCATCTTCGTCATCCCCGGCCTGTTCGGGACGGTCGTCCTCGGCGAACGCGTCCTTCGGTTCTATCGCCCCGAGTTCGGACAGGGGACCCAGATACTGCTCGTCCTCATCCTGGCGTACCTGGCCGACGTCTTCGCCTCACAGTTCACGAACGTCCTCAACGGCATCGACCGACCGGACGCGGCCTTCCGGGTCAATGGCCTCTTCATCGTGGTCAACATGGTGCTGAACGTCGTGCTCGTCTGGCAGATCGGCTGGTTCGGGGCTGCGTTCGCGACGGCGTCGTCCTCGCTGCTCCGTGCCGTCGCCGGGTACTGGGTCCTCGAGTCCATTCTCGGTGGTGTCAGCATCCCGTTCGGCGAGCTCTCCCGCCAGGTCGTCGCAGCGCTCGTGATGGCTGGTGCAGTGTTCCCCGTTGTCGGATTCGCACCGAGTGGTCGCGTGGGGACCGTCTTGCTCGCCGGGTTCGGAGGCGTCGTGTATTTCGCGGTGTTACTGGGGATTGCCCCCCGGATTCGCTCCAAGGCGTTCTCGCTGGTTCCCAGGGCCGCCTGA
- a CDS encoding sulfatase yields MDKVLLVTIDSLRADHVGYHGYERDVTPTIDEHAERGSRFTNAHSHVGGTRFSFPGILTGVTPMMYGGHEQISAEQTLLSEVFHDAGYRTGGFHSNLYVSGQFGYDRGWDEFFDSAPDESATSKFRKWAKTNLDGVVLDVLKKGYDFLESSQGMNVGSYHVPADEMTDRAIEFVRDTAEDPTFAWVHYMDVHHPFLPPEEYQREFLDEQVSHDESIQLRRKFIENPDGVTDEEYQTFIDLYDAEIKFNDAEIGRLLDVVEDEWGDDYLLALTADHGDHFLEHGYFGGARLLEVKNHVPLFVSGWDDDGEYDDLVGLTDLPSTLVDSVGLEIPDNWFGYSLRDLVFDGEWERTDVIGGYRDEDGEHIRVRDPAWNLVVHENEPDALYHLSDDPGEHENVLGDHPDVERQLRKRLDVHRQLVESTTSEDVERPDMSEDVKERLRRLGYKE; encoded by the coding sequence ATGGATAAGGTCCTCCTCGTCACTATCGACTCGCTGAGAGCCGACCACGTGGGCTACCACGGGTACGAGCGGGACGTGACGCCGACCATCGACGAACACGCCGAGCGCGGCAGTCGATTCACGAACGCTCATTCGCACGTGGGGGGGACGCGGTTCTCGTTCCCGGGGATTCTGACGGGTGTGACGCCGATGATGTACGGCGGCCACGAACAGATCTCAGCCGAGCAGACGCTTCTCTCCGAGGTGTTCCACGACGCCGGCTACCGGACCGGCGGCTTCCATTCGAATCTCTACGTATCCGGCCAGTTCGGCTACGACAGGGGTTGGGACGAGTTCTTCGACTCGGCCCCCGACGAGTCGGCGACGTCGAAGTTCCGGAAGTGGGCCAAGACCAACCTGGACGGGGTCGTCCTCGACGTGCTGAAGAAGGGCTACGATTTCCTCGAATCTTCACAGGGCATGAACGTCGGGTCGTACCACGTGCCTGCAGACGAGATGACCGACCGGGCCATCGAGTTCGTCAGGGATACCGCTGAGGACCCGACGTTCGCCTGGGTCCACTACATGGACGTCCACCACCCGTTCCTGCCACCCGAAGAGTACCAGCGGGAGTTCCTCGACGAACAGGTGTCCCACGACGAGTCCATCCAGCTCCGTCGGAAGTTCATCGAGAACCCCGACGGCGTAACCGACGAGGAGTACCAGACGTTCATCGACCTCTACGACGCCGAGATTAAGTTCAACGACGCCGAAATCGGTCGATTACTCGATGTCGTCGAAGACGAGTGGGGCGATGACTACCTGCTCGCGCTGACTGCCGACCACGGCGACCACTTCCTCGAACACGGATACTTCGGCGGGGCTCGCCTCTTGGAGGTCAAAAATCACGTCCCGCTGTTCGTCAGTGGATGGGACGACGATGGTGAGTACGACGACCTCGTCGGCCTGACCGACCTGCCGTCGACGCTCGTCGATAGTGTGGGCCTGGAGATACCGGACAACTGGTTCGGGTACAGCCTCCGGGACCTGGTATTCGACGGCGAGTGGGAACGCACGGACGTCATCGGCGGCTATCGCGACGAGGACGGCGAACACATCCGCGTCAGGGACCCCGCGTGGAACCTCGTCGTCCACGAGAACGAACCAGACGCGCTGTATCACCTCTCCGACGACCCAGGCGAACACGAGAACGTACTCGGCGACCATCCGGACGTTGAACGACAGCTCAGGAAACGACTCGACGTCCACCGACAGCTCGTCGAATCGACGACGTCCGAGGACGTCGAACGGCCGGACATGAGCGAAGACGTCAAAGAACGCCTCCGCCGTCTCGGGTACAAGGAGTAG
- a CDS encoding glycosyltransferase family 4 protein — MTGPALPDVCVVTHPLAPAGENATRSLLDILSAITAVSLVTADLPADSEIRERHELIELTQKGAGESVVVAAVRFLLNQLRMCRVIAERDEEVVLFYGATSYVLPILAARLLGKTVLVEPRGDVPLTLQLNWEQRLPIPVARGLAGLVRALERVGFAAADGVVTYTPAMARQLDLQPEAPDVYPQGARYVRTDEFDVHTPYDERGRVVGFLGRLDEEKGIRELAEVARTLPDDVTFRFIGDGDLRGWLESELAAEIESGTVEMAGWVHHDEVPAELNRLALLVLPSQPTEGLPTTILEALACGTPVYASPVSGVPDVVRDEETGFLIDRRDPAALRVGIEGILARDDLSELSANGRELIETEYSFEAACDRYREILAAVS; from the coding sequence ATGACTGGACCTGCCCTCCCCGATGTCTGTGTCGTCACACATCCGCTCGCGCCCGCGGGCGAGAACGCGACCCGCAGTCTCCTCGACATCCTTTCAGCGATCACCGCTGTCTCGCTCGTAACGGCCGACCTCCCTGCGGACTCCGAGATTCGCGAGCGACACGAACTGATAGAACTGACCCAGAAGGGGGCCGGTGAATCCGTTGTGGTCGCCGCCGTCAGGTTCCTGCTGAACCAGCTCCGGATGTGTCGCGTCATCGCCGAACGCGACGAGGAGGTCGTGTTGTTCTACGGCGCGACGTCGTACGTCCTCCCGATACTCGCCGCTCGCTTGCTTGGCAAGACCGTGCTGGTCGAACCGCGCGGGGACGTCCCCTTGACACTCCAGCTCAACTGGGAACAGCGGCTGCCGATTCCCGTCGCACGAGGCCTCGCGGGACTGGTCCGCGCTCTCGAGCGGGTCGGATTCGCGGCAGCGGATGGCGTCGTGACCTACACACCAGCGATGGCCCGACAGCTCGACCTGCAGCCCGAAGCCCCCGACGTCTATCCGCAGGGCGCACGGTACGTCCGGACCGACGAGTTCGATGTACACACGCCCTACGACGAACGCGGGCGAGTCGTTGGCTTTCTCGGGCGACTCGACGAGGAGAAGGGGATTCGGGAGCTGGCAGAGGTGGCCCGTACCCTCCCGGACGATGTGACGTTCCGGTTCATCGGCGATGGCGACCTTCGCGGTTGGCTCGAATCAGAACTCGCCGCCGAAATCGAATCGGGCACGGTCGAGATGGCGGGATGGGTCCACCACGACGAGGTGCCAGCGGAGTTGAACCGATTGGCGCTCCTCGTGTTACCGTCACAACCGACGGAGGGCCTCCCGACGACGATTCTGGAAGCACTGGCCTGCGGGACCCCGGTCTACGCGTCGCCAGTCTCTGGCGTCCCGGACGTGGTTCGCGACGAGGAGACCGGGTTCCTCATCGATCGCCGTGATCCGGCGGCGCTGCGAGTCGGCATCGAAGGGATACTTGCTCGGGACGACCTGTCGGAACTGAGTGCGAACGGGCGTGAACTGATAGAAACGGAGTACAGTTTCGAGGCGGCCTGCGACCGGTACCGCGAGATTCTCGCCGCAGTCTCCTGA